The proteins below come from a single Mustela nigripes isolate SB6536 chromosome 14, MUSNIG.SB6536, whole genome shotgun sequence genomic window:
- the PLA2G2D gene encoding group IID secretory phospholipase A2, with the protein MERYFQQLRPLLCSGTMELPLLCTLLVFAGVIPTQGGILNLNKMIKQMTRKIPLVSYWSYGCHCGPGGKGQPKDATDRCCQNHDCCYGYLRQHQCRVHTDHYNYTFSDGDIQCPDKGSWCEQQLCACDKTIALCLKQNLDTYQKHLRYYWRPRCQGQTPTC; encoded by the exons ATGGAAAGGTACTTCCAGCAGCTGCGTCCACTGCTCTGTTCTGGGACCATGGAGCTTCCCCTGCTGTGCACGCTGCTGGTGTTTGCTG GTGTGATTCCAACCCAGGGCGGGATCTTGAACCTGAACAAGATGATCAAACAAATGACCAGAAAGATACCCCTCGTCTCCTACTGGTCCTATGGCTGTCACTGTGGACCTGGGGGCAAAGGTCAACCCAAAGATGCCACAGACAG gTGCTGTCAGAACCACGACTGCTGCTATGGTTACCTGAGGCAGCACCAGTGCCGTGTCCACACAGACCACTACAACTACACCTTCTCCGACGGGGACATCCAGTGCC CGGATAAGGGGAGCTGGTGCGAGCAGCAGCTGTGCGCCTGTGACAAGACGATAGCCCTCTGCCTGAAGCAGAACCTGGACACCTATCAGAAGCACCTGCGTTACTACTGGCGTCCCCGCTGCCAAGGCCAGACCCCCACGTGCTAG